In a single window of the Niabella ginsenosidivorans genome:
- a CDS encoding DUF5977 domain-containing protein, with translation MRKLFFLNLFLLAFLVNVYPQKDNPKFYPPSPEAYALGKYGDVPVSLYTGIPDISIPLYKLTEKELSVSVTLSYHASGIKIDETSSNVGLGWVMNSGGLITRSVRGKAEYLVNGVLKPDRSNIPECTNCTNNTAVSTFINNNGLAMSVDGGLDPEPDVFYYNFNGRSGKFYFDKNGVAQLNKDEAIAISWRAGSNPQEEIFTIKDELGFKYEFSDHEKTFYGTNEGAKVSAWYLSKITSPAGNSVLFTYEGNSFNETIRSYADGLVEVVNGSAGNINPPLNYTNTNTNVSGIRLKKITGTWEAIDFIYAATARLDLPGVPRLQKISVKNAQTNQEIKYFNLYAGYFEANNVRKYDGAQPESNKHLNYRLRLDSLEERSALDASIGGVYKFYYLGDNDPATDDPYTLPYRLSPSQDFWGYYNFTKNTHLLPGIQGQISQNTLYTSFFPDASEESLGGSAFFTLGGGADRSANAVAAKAGMLSRIVYPTGGRSEFTFELNDQSVFQGGLRIKKIRNFSSDNIPNEINYKYFSSPSSQQLDPMKYSFQYFNVAWDGAYHRPIPGESVLSTFGLPTPASATKFVRISAQPTAILGSLNDVGHSVVEVSRTGNGKTINSFISSSLYSDYATRDLFNEGTAQENSLVGSLYLSEILDPTPSNDYGYVSKYVSYGEFPYPELYQNEWKRGVLLETKTYDQLDSLIQTENFDYYRTLKAVIPGYKVIRVGTPSSNAYLYTKYLLPHAWSQLKSKTTTIYYKNGLNPLITESKYYYDNAEHLQVTRIETMNSRGEKQTSYTSYPMDFASGTDFIDLMKTNHLWAYPVENVTYLTKASSSYISSGLIKEYTPNTTGLVAKEFRLETARNIPLSNFKFSNRAAGVLPTTGSPLTYQKNAQYKLSYLYSRYDSRGNIIEAQKAGDQRQTLLWGYKGQFLVAGIAGKDFTTVSSVIDTSILNKGGSNEAAMLTELGKLRTDSRTKDGVVTSFTYDPVFGLISRQDGAGRTTYYEYDGLGRLSVSKDNEKKVIKKNAYQYADRALAGAGKYFFNEEQKKTFYKKDCLEQGTAGPTDYVVPAGTYFSGISVEDANQIAWDDINTNGQQYANENGYCTYINDAMSREFNKTDCLYGTGTWVRYGVGAGWHMSTISKADANRKAERDLYFNGPVYANMHGQCQGTGPAQIELANVFPSYMEHYPEQIKVEFLKNGLVEQTAYYPQSRESSTTISLTHAGTYQLRFTMPDWPWFQTNFWVYYNFFYGVDLRNVWSNNGKGIILTTGEVTFEQGLNYSIKASNSTF, from the coding sequence ATGAGAAAGCTATTTTTTTTAAATTTGTTCCTGCTTGCTTTTTTAGTAAATGTATATCCTCAAAAGGATAACCCCAAATTTTATCCTCCATCGCCTGAAGCATACGCACTTGGCAAGTATGGAGATGTCCCGGTAAGTTTATATACAGGCATACCGGATATTAGCATTCCGCTCTATAAGCTTACTGAAAAAGAACTATCTGTGTCAGTTACGCTATCCTATCATGCTTCAGGCATAAAAATCGACGAAACCTCATCGAATGTGGGCCTGGGATGGGTGATGAATTCGGGAGGGCTGATCACACGTTCTGTCAGAGGGAAAGCAGAATACCTGGTCAACGGCGTTCTAAAGCCGGACAGATCGAACATCCCCGAATGTACAAATTGTACCAATAATACTGCGGTATCAACATTCATTAATAACAATGGATTAGCAATGTCGGTGGATGGTGGACTGGATCCGGAACCAGATGTCTTTTATTATAATTTTAACGGGCGAAGCGGAAAATTCTATTTTGATAAAAATGGAGTAGCGCAATTGAATAAGGATGAAGCAATTGCTATTTCGTGGAGAGCGGGTTCAAATCCGCAAGAAGAGATTTTTACGATTAAGGATGAACTTGGATTTAAATACGAATTTTCTGATCATGAAAAGACATTTTATGGGACCAATGAAGGAGCAAAAGTATCTGCATGGTATTTGTCGAAAATTACGTCCCCTGCCGGGAATTCTGTTTTGTTCACTTATGAGGGTAACTCATTTAATGAAACAATTCGATCTTATGCAGATGGGCTTGTAGAGGTTGTAAATGGCAGTGCAGGAAATATAAACCCGCCATTGAATTACACGAACACTAATACGAATGTCTCCGGTATAAGGTTAAAGAAAATAACAGGCACGTGGGAGGCAATTGATTTTATATATGCTGCTACAGCCAGATTGGATTTGCCAGGAGTGCCGAGACTTCAAAAGATCTCAGTAAAAAATGCACAAACCAATCAAGAGATAAAGTACTTCAATTTGTATGCAGGTTATTTTGAGGCCAATAATGTCAGAAAATATGACGGAGCTCAACCTGAAAGTAATAAACATCTGAATTACCGGCTTCGATTAGATTCGCTCGAGGAGCGAAGCGCACTTGATGCAAGTATCGGAGGGGTATACAAGTTCTATTATCTGGGCGATAATGATCCTGCCACAGATGATCCTTATACCTTGCCCTATCGGCTAAGTCCTTCTCAGGATTTTTGGGGGTATTATAATTTTACAAAAAATACGCATTTGTTGCCTGGTATCCAGGGACAAATATCGCAAAATACGCTGTACACATCCTTTTTCCCCGATGCCAGCGAAGAAAGCCTGGGCGGTTCGGCTTTTTTTACACTAGGAGGAGGAGCTGATCGAAGTGCAAATGCAGTTGCGGCAAAGGCCGGTATGTTGTCCAGAATCGTATACCCAACGGGAGGTAGAAGCGAATTTACATTTGAGCTTAATGATCAGTCAGTATTCCAAGGTGGGTTAAGGATTAAGAAGATCAGAAATTTTTCATCGGACAACATTCCTAATGAAATAAATTACAAATACTTCAGTTCACCATCGTCTCAGCAGCTTGATCCCATGAAATATAGTTTTCAGTATTTTAATGTTGCCTGGGATGGAGCATATCACCGCCCAATACCTGGCGAATCCGTGCTGAGTACATTTGGGCTTCCTACTCCGGCCAGTGCGACCAAATTTGTAAGGATTTCTGCTCAGCCTACAGCAATTCTCGGGAGCCTTAATGATGTTGGCCACTCAGTGGTTGAGGTTTCACGGACCGGTAATGGTAAGACAATAAATAGCTTTATCAGTTCTTCATTGTATAGCGATTATGCCACAAGAGACTTGTTTAATGAAGGAACCGCGCAGGAAAACTCTCTTGTTGGAAGTTTATATCTCAGTGAAATTCTTGATCCCACGCCCTCAAACGACTATGGATATGTTAGCAAGTATGTTAGTTACGGAGAATTTCCGTATCCTGAACTGTATCAGAACGAATGGAAAAGGGGGGTTCTGCTTGAAACAAAGACTTATGACCAGTTAGATTCTTTAATACAAACTGAAAATTTTGACTACTATCGAACACTAAAAGCGGTCATTCCAGGCTATAAGGTTATACGGGTGGGAACGCCGTCATCAAATGCCTATCTATATACCAAATATTTGTTACCGCATGCGTGGTCGCAATTGAAATCGAAGACAACTACGATTTACTACAAAAATGGATTGAATCCGCTTATTACAGAATCTAAATATTATTATGATAACGCAGAACATTTACAAGTGACGCGAATAGAAACGATGAACAGCCGCGGCGAAAAACAAACCAGCTACACCAGCTATCCAATGGATTTTGCTTCCGGAACAGATTTTATTGATTTAATGAAGACAAATCATTTATGGGCTTATCCGGTAGAAAATGTAACCTATTTGACCAAAGCATCATCGTCGTACATCAGTTCGGGATTAATAAAAGAATATACTCCCAATACAACCGGGCTGGTTGCAAAAGAATTCAGATTGGAAACGGCAAGGAATATTCCACTTTCAAATTTTAAATTTTCAAACCGGGCCGCTGGAGTACTGCCAACCACAGGAAGTCCATTAACCTACCAAAAAAATGCGCAATACAAACTCTCTTATCTCTATTCCAGATATGACAGCCGGGGCAATATTATTGAAGCACAAAAAGCTGGTGATCAAAGACAAACACTTTTATGGGGCTATAAAGGACAATTTCTTGTCGCCGGAATTGCTGGTAAAGATTTTACAACTGTCAGTTCGGTAATTGATACGAGTATTCTGAACAAAGGAGGAAGTAATGAGGCGGCCATGCTAACGGAGCTTGGCAAATTGCGAACTGATAGTCGTACTAAAGATGGAGTCGTGACTTCATTTACTTATGACCCCGTGTTCGGATTAATATCCAGGCAGGATGGCGCCGGGCGGACGACCTATTATGAATACGACGGTTTAGGACGGTTAAGCGTTTCAAAGGATAATGAAAAAAAGGTAATAAAAAAGAATGCTTATCAGTATGCAGATAGGGCGCTTGCAGGTGCTGGAAAATATTTTTTCAATGAAGAACAAAAGAAGACTTTTTATAAGAAGGATTGTTTGGAACAGGGAACGGCCGGACCAACTGATTATGTGGTTCCCGCCGGTACTTATTTTTCCGGTATAAGTGTTGAAGATGCCAACCAAATTGCTTGGGACGATATCAACACCAATGGCCAACAGTATGCTAACGAAAACGGCTATTGTACTTATATAAATGATGCCATGTCCAGGGAATTTAATAAAACCGACTGTCTCTATGGTACAGGCACATGGGTTAGGTATGGCGTCGGTGCGGGCTGGCATATGTCAACAATCAGCAAAGCTGATGCGAATCGTAAGGCCGAACGTGATCTATATTTTAATGGCCCTGTTTACGCCAATATGCATGGACAATGCCAGGGAACTGGTCCCGCCCAAATTGAGCTGGCAAATGTTTTTCCCAGTTATATGGAACATTATCCGGAGCAAATAAAAGTGGAGTTTCTGAAAAATGGCCTTGTTGAGCAAACTGCTTACTATCCTCAAAGCCGGGAATCAAGTACTACAATTTCCTTAACTCACGCCGGGACTTATCAACTTCGGTTTACCATGCCGGACTGGCCATGGTTTCAGACGAATTTTTGGGTTTACTATAATTTCTTTTATGGAGTCGATTTGCGGAATGTTTGGAGTAATAATGGGAAAGGGATAATCCTTACTACCGGTGAAGTTACATTTGAACAGGGACTTAATTATTCAATTAAAGCTTCCAATTCTACGTTTTAA
- a CDS encoding SPOR domain-containing protein: protein MKNLISAFLLLLSSGLYAQQSDHASVNVYKDARVDLLLKKQADVNDVSTRNSTRRRTAPGYRLLVISTNSKQEAIAARTKIYSSFPELKPYMWHQSPYYKVKVGNFTSRQDAQAYQKKLAPYFPGGVFLMNDVVEVNPEATASSDSL, encoded by the coding sequence ATGAAGAATCTTATTTCCGCCTTTTTATTATTGCTTTCATCGGGCTTGTATGCGCAGCAATCGGATCATGCATCTGTAAATGTTTACAAGGATGCCCGGGTGGATCTGCTGCTTAAAAAGCAGGCGGATGTAAATGATGTGTCTACCCGTAACTCCACCAGGCGTAGAACCGCCCCGGGCTATCGTTTATTGGTAATCAGCACCAACAGTAAGCAGGAAGCAATAGCGGCACGCACAAAGATCTACTCCTCCTTCCCGGAGCTCAAGCCCTATATGTGGCACCAGTCGCCTTATTATAAGGTAAAAGTGGGGAATTTTACCTCCCGTCAGGACGCGCAGGCCTATCAAAAGAAGCTGGCGCCTTATTTCCCCGGTGGTGTTTTTTTAATGAACGATGTGGTTGAGGTAAACCCTGAGGCCACTGCTTCATCAGATAGTTTGTAG
- a CDS encoding NUMOD4 domain-containing protein has product MRLYEKGVREYYPLIYDLSIQDYEKLSASHINADLQKIRDDLETIEVNAKKAVKEIKPFDIKIFEQNFIKNHPLFKQKKKKIVEEENAFEFDFTPYEKRFRILKEVPLSTDHISATYKKVILGLIEEKRIGLALTTDGKLVGQYESMYQAGKVNGFNGRAIAAVASDKKGYLFKGFVWQLSKRKTLKRDTLPLKEEKDIINRSLMKKLAIKRTPKSLPAILDLSVKTRPDERWKDIPGYEGLYMVSSQGRVKALKKVSDGKQHKWYPERIKQLTVEVTEEPSGKIKTTTPLVTLCKDHNKKTVQVARWVYFLFVDSFNIKDATLRVYYKDGDNRNIDSGNLELKNAAWSINRMHRLHV; this is encoded by the coding sequence TTGCGCCTTTATGAAAAAGGGGTAAGGGAATACTATCCCCTTATCTATGATCTTTCGATACAGGACTATGAGAAACTTTCTGCTTCCCATATTAATGCTGATCTTCAAAAAATCCGCGATGATTTAGAGACGATAGAAGTAAATGCAAAAAAAGCGGTTAAAGAGATCAAACCATTTGATATAAAAATATTTGAACAAAATTTTATAAAAAATCATCCTCTCTTTAAACAGAAAAAGAAGAAAATCGTAGAAGAAGAAAATGCGTTTGAATTTGATTTTACCCCTTACGAAAAAAGGTTTCGTATTCTTAAAGAAGTCCCTTTAAGCACAGATCACATTTCTGCTACATACAAAAAGGTAATTTTGGGTTTAATAGAAGAAAAGAGAATTGGATTGGCGTTGACAACGGATGGCAAGCTTGTCGGACAATATGAGAGTATGTACCAGGCTGGAAAGGTTAATGGCTTTAATGGACGAGCAATTGCTGCTGTCGCCAGTGACAAAAAGGGTTATCTTTTTAAGGGGTTTGTCTGGCAACTGAGCAAGCGAAAAACATTGAAACGGGATACCTTGCCCCTAAAAGAAGAAAAAGACATCATTAATAGAAGTCTAATGAAAAAGCTGGCGATAAAACGAACTCCAAAATCTTTACCGGCTATATTGGATCTGTCTGTGAAAACCCGTCCTGACGAGCGATGGAAGGATATTCCGGGTTATGAAGGGCTTTATATGGTTTCCAGTCAAGGAAGGGTAAAGGCTTTAAAAAAGGTGTCTGATGGGAAACAACATAAGTGGTACCCAGAAAGAATAAAACAACTGACTGTCGAGGTAACGGAAGAACCCTCCGGAAAAATCAAAACAACCACACCGTTGGTAACTTTATGCAAGGACCACAACAAGAAAACCGTGCAGGTCGCACGTTGGGTCTATTTTTTATTTGTTGATTCCTTTAATATTAAAGATGCTACGCTGAGGGTATATTACAAGGATGGGGATAATCGAAATATTGATTCGGGTAATCTTGAACTAAAAAATGCGGCATGGAGCATCAATCGTATGCACCGGTTACATGTTTAA
- a CDS encoding DUF6443 domain-containing protein: MHFNRLPVLLLLLTGTINIQAQKPTDLPTYPTGVPVNYIREWTATAPVTTPAALMQGNLLQSKETTQYFDGLGRPLQTVVKKGSMVTTTTASVGTDTAGARDLVTPVLYDEFGREQYHFSPFAANNADGNTSLSDGLFKMNPYAQQQQFMTGKYGTSQGEDNFYSQTLFEASPLNRVLEQFAPGKSWAGSYAATTEATRHSIKSKYWINTARDSVRIWEVTDGTPGDGSGGTPANRTENNYSGQSEISATESITLGNGFTVPSGSNFRAYITSTPSAPGAIITSTYASSRLYDAGELYKKVTVDEVGRQVIEFKDKEGQLILKKVQLESTATDNGLGKGHWGWLCTYYIYDDLGNLRCVIQPEGVKTMNDARNWALTPTLLKEQCFRYEYDGRNRMTVKQVPGASEVAMVYNIKDLPVMTQDGNLRNAGMWNYTQYDTLNRPVATGVFSSSVVLSTHWQTAAASTSYPTAAMLTGVQPLTETFYDDYSWVGKTPYSNDLTGKISATFTVTDTAGNLLPVSNTIWPYAQKPAMDSRTKGMVTGSRVKVLNSAVYIYTLTLYDDKNRPVQVKTLNHTGGVDVATTQYSWAGQPLTVLSRQTKGGADATSVLTITRNTYDALGRVVKATNQIKRDGGALSAEKVLAINKYDELGQLTTKTLGATDATGTTGVEKQVYEYNIRGWLLGMNRAYVNSATGATTNFFGYDLSYDKANNNIAGQTNVAISNYSNLQYNGNIAGMSWRGQSNSAPIRRYSFSYDNTNRLLKADFGQLSGSAYVATTAMDYSVKMGSTGTDVNVAYDYNGNIKGMLQRGVYNNTAIDMDKLVYSYLPGSSKLAKVTETGVNTKTYGLSDFNDGTNGTADDYAYDLNGNLTKDQNKSISSITYNILNLPEQITVTGKGTISYQYDAAGNKLQKKVTEGSATKITDYLGGMIFENSVLQHIGTEEGRMRPTTPTATTFVTDYFLKDHLGNVRAMVQENKTLLEETHYYPFGLVQRGISTQASGILANKDKTFQGQKFDDDLGLNYYSYKYRNHDPQIGRFIEIDPLSPKYAHNSPYAFSENKVTTHIELEGLEGEWMGFVINKARKEIERKEGPSAAREYDRGVRTGGAITGAALIDVFVTKGWATRILLASQTASLFEHNRLDPNTPQGQAQQQRFKDNATDLFISAGTGYMLGKSINVLTSLMTEAGSLVTKTFSSSSIRFSQSSVNGLDDIVTSMKQSGWKGDPIDIVKMEDGMYTTVDNTRLLAAQVAGIDVQATAHGFDDAISAEVAKRFIGKDGSLPATWGEAVQNRIQSQKKSFRTQYENGSFVNPNVGSGN, translated from the coding sequence ATGCATTTCAATAGATTACCAGTTTTGCTGCTGTTGCTAACAGGAACTATTAACATTCAAGCTCAGAAGCCAACGGATCTGCCAACCTATCCTACTGGCGTGCCGGTCAATTATATCCGTGAGTGGACGGCGACGGCGCCGGTAACGACGCCGGCGGCCTTGATGCAGGGAAATCTCTTGCAGAGCAAAGAGACGACGCAGTATTTTGATGGGTTGGGCAGGCCGTTACAAACGGTGGTAAAGAAGGGTTCGATGGTCACCACGACAACGGCGAGTGTGGGAACGGATACGGCTGGTGCGCGGGACCTGGTAACGCCGGTATTGTATGATGAATTTGGGAGGGAGCAGTATCATTTTTCACCTTTTGCGGCGAACAATGCGGATGGCAATACGTCTTTATCAGATGGTTTGTTTAAGATGAACCCCTATGCACAGCAGCAGCAGTTTATGACGGGCAAGTATGGGACATCGCAGGGGGAGGATAATTTTTACAGCCAGACGCTTTTTGAAGCCTCGCCGTTAAACCGGGTACTGGAGCAGTTTGCGCCGGGTAAAAGCTGGGCGGGGAGCTATGCGGCCACCACGGAAGCTACGCGCCATAGTATCAAGAGCAAATACTGGATCAATACGGCCAGGGACAGTGTGCGGATCTGGGAGGTGACGGACGGTACCCCCGGTGATGGCTCAGGCGGCACGCCAGCAAATCGTACGGAAAATAACTATAGCGGGCAATCAGAGATAAGCGCAACAGAAAGCATTACATTGGGTAATGGCTTTACCGTACCATCGGGCAGCAACTTCCGGGCTTATATTACGAGCACCCCCAGTGCACCGGGAGCCATCATCACCAGTACCTATGCGAGCTCCAGGCTGTATGATGCGGGGGAGCTATATAAGAAAGTAACGGTAGACGAGGTTGGCCGCCAGGTGATCGAGTTCAAGGACAAGGAAGGGCAGCTGATCCTGAAAAAAGTGCAATTGGAAAGCACAGCCACAGACAATGGGCTGGGCAAAGGACACTGGGGCTGGTTATGCACCTATTATATCTATGACGACCTGGGGAACCTGCGCTGTGTGATCCAGCCGGAGGGGGTAAAGACGATGAATGATGCCAGGAACTGGGCATTGACCCCGACCTTACTCAAAGAGCAATGTTTTCGTTATGAATACGATGGCCGGAACCGGATGACAGTAAAGCAAGTGCCAGGCGCTTCGGAAGTAGCGATGGTGTATAATATCAAAGATCTGCCAGTAATGACCCAGGATGGGAATCTGAGAAATGCCGGTATGTGGAACTATACCCAATATGATACGCTGAACAGGCCGGTTGCGACGGGGGTGTTCAGTAGTTCAGTAGTTCTTTCTACCCATTGGCAGACGGCGGCTGCCAGCACCAGTTACCCGACTGCGGCAATGCTTACGGGCGTACAGCCCCTGACGGAGACGTTTTATGATGATTATAGCTGGGTAGGCAAAACACCCTATTCGAACGATCTGACAGGTAAAATAAGTGCTACTTTTACCGTGACAGATACTGCAGGCAACCTGCTACCTGTCAGCAATACGATCTGGCCATACGCCCAGAAACCGGCAATGGACAGCCGTACCAAAGGGATGGTTACGGGCAGCCGGGTAAAGGTTCTCAATAGCGCTGTGTATATCTACACTTTAACGCTCTATGATGATAAAAACCGCCCGGTACAGGTAAAAACACTCAATCATACAGGTGGGGTGGATGTAGCCACCACTCAATACAGCTGGGCTGGCCAGCCATTGACGGTACTCAGCCGTCAAACCAAGGGAGGTGCAGACGCCACTTCTGTATTAACTATAACCAGGAATACTTATGATGCATTGGGCCGTGTGGTAAAGGCGACCAATCAGATCAAGAGAGATGGGGGGGCATTGAGTGCGGAAAAAGTCCTCGCGATCAATAAATACGATGAGCTGGGTCAGCTAACCACCAAAACATTGGGAGCAACAGATGCCACAGGTACAACAGGCGTAGAAAAGCAGGTATATGAATACAATATCCGGGGTTGGCTGCTGGGGATGAACCGGGCTTATGTGAATAGTGCCACGGGAGCAACGACCAATTTCTTTGGTTATGACCTGTCCTATGACAAAGCCAATAATAATATAGCGGGTCAAACCAATGTTGCTATCAGCAACTATAGTAACCTTCAATATAATGGCAACATAGCAGGTATGAGCTGGCGAGGACAGAGCAACAGCGCACCGATCAGGAGGTACAGTTTCAGTTATGACAATACCAACCGGTTGCTGAAGGCGGACTTTGGTCAGCTGAGTGGAAGTGCTTATGTAGCTACCACAGCGATGGATTATAGTGTAAAAATGGGCAGTACAGGAACAGATGTCAATGTGGCCTATGATTACAATGGTAATATTAAGGGGATGCTGCAAAGAGGTGTGTACAACAATACTGCCATTGATATGGATAAGCTGGTGTATAGTTACCTGCCGGGCAGTAGTAAGCTGGCTAAGGTCACGGAAACCGGGGTAAACACAAAGACCTATGGGTTGAGTGATTTTAATGACGGAACTAATGGTACAGCTGATGATTATGCGTATGACTTAAACGGGAATTTGACAAAAGACCAGAATAAAAGTATCAGTAGTATAACGTATAATATCTTAAATTTACCGGAACAAATCACGGTAACGGGCAAAGGAACGATCAGTTACCAGTATGATGCGGCAGGTAATAAATTACAGAAGAAGGTAACAGAGGGATCAGCGACAAAGATAACGGATTACCTGGGTGGAATGATTTTTGAAAATAGTGTATTACAGCATATAGGCACTGAAGAAGGACGAATGCGTCCGACAACACCAACGGCTACCACATTTGTGACGGATTATTTTCTGAAAGATCACCTGGGCAATGTCAGAGCAATGGTACAGGAGAATAAAACCTTGCTTGAAGAGACCCATTATTATCCGTTCGGGTTGGTACAAAGAGGAATATCCACGCAGGCCTCAGGGATTTTAGCTAATAAGGATAAAACGTTCCAGGGGCAGAAGTTTGATGATGACTTAGGGCTGAACTATTACAGCTACAAATACCGTAATCATGATCCGCAGATAGGGAGGTTTATAGAAATAGACCCATTAAGTCCCAAATATGCACACAATAGCCCCTACGCATTTAGCGAAAACAAGGTAACTACCCATATTGAGTTGGAAGGTCTTGAAGGTGAATGGATGGGATTTGTCATAAACAAAGCTCGAAAAGAAATAGAACGAAAAGAAGGACCTAGTGCTGCCAGAGAATATGATAGAGGAGTGAGAACAGGTGGAGCAATCACGGGTGCTGCGTTAATAGATGTTTTTGTAACTAAAGGTTGGGCTACTAGGATATTACTTGCATCACAGACGGCAAGTTTATTTGAACATAATAGGCTTGATCCTAATACTCCTCAGGGGCAAGCACAGCAGCAAAGATTTAAAGATAATGCTACTGATTTGTTTATATCGGCCGGAACCGGCTATATGTTGGGGAAATCAATCAATGTACTAACATCGTTAATGACAGAGGCCGGAAGTTTAGTTACAAAAACTTTTAGTTCTAGTTCAATTAGGTTTTCTCAATCTTCTGTTAATGGATTAGATGATATTGTTACATCGATGAAACAAAGTGGATGGAAAGGAGATCCTATTGATATTGTAAAGATGGAGGACGGCATGTATACGACAGTAGATAATACGAGGTTACTAGCTGCTCAAGTTGCCGGAATTGATGTGCAGGCTACAGCTCATGGTTTTGATGATGCTATATCAGCGGAAGTGGCAAAACGATTTATCGGTAAGGATGGATCATTGCCTGCTACATGGGGTGAAGCAGTTCAAAATAGAATACAAAGTCAAAAAAAATCATTTCGTACTCAGTATGAAAACGGGAGTTTTGTTAATCCAAATGTGGGGTCAGGAAATTGA
- a CDS encoding helix-turn-helix domain-containing protein, whose translation MSFGKRLGDVRKIKNVSQEDLAKAIGTILVTMGRYERDEVNPSIEVAAKITDTPEVSLGYLTDNTDLSPEKNIVKRMVDIQQQPEDEQAHLLVLMDAFFRDKAKKAYAQQ comes from the coding sequence ATGAGTTTTGGTAAACGACTGGGCGATGTTCGCAAAATAAAAAACGTGAGCCAGGAAGACCTGGCCAAGGCTATCGGAACGATTCTCGTTACCATGGGACGCTATGAACGCGATGAAGTAAATCCCTCTATTGAAGTAGCTGCCAAAATCACTGACACCCCCGAAGTATCATTAGGCTACCTAACTGATAATACCGACCTGTCCCCGGAGAAAAACATAGTAAAACGAATGGTTGATATCCAACAGCAACCCGAAGATGAACAGGCTCATCTGCTCGTCCTTATGGACGCATTCTTTAGAGATAAGGCTAAAAAAGCTTACGCGCAACAATAA
- a CDS encoding FliH/SctL family protein, which translates to MKPRTPCRMALILWLFVAFTQHETYGQNYNNILNHRGMATPVNGVKIKTNLPYISGSYMPTIFIDGYSYGKAKTISLKFSFYIYNGNFISSTISSSGGDVPKVQLSNEDNKVVIFIDNKVYFQQLTVSAFCMVNPATGAFQGWTVADEAITGTNTVEIPYSNAFGGDVNFKDGIWSKTGNVGIGTITPAEKLSVNGNIRAKEVKVETANWPDYVFKPSYSLMPLSKVESFIKANGHLPDIPSAKEIEQNGMEVGANQVVLLKKIEELTLHLIEMEKKVENISKDNERIKKQLNRRLKQ; encoded by the coding sequence ATGAAACCAAGAACCCCATGTAGGATGGCGTTGATCCTTTGGCTATTTGTGGCTTTTACTCAGCATGAAACTTATGGCCAGAACTATAATAATATCCTGAATCACAGAGGTATGGCGACACCAGTAAATGGAGTGAAGATCAAAACTAACCTACCCTATATCAGCGGTAGTTATATGCCGACGATTTTCATAGATGGTTATAGTTATGGTAAAGCGAAGACGATCAGTCTTAAATTCTCATTTTATATCTATAACGGTAATTTTATTAGTTCTACAATTTCGTCGTCGGGCGGAGATGTCCCCAAGGTCCAGCTTTCAAATGAGGATAATAAAGTGGTGATCTTTATCGATAACAAGGTCTATTTCCAGCAACTTACCGTAAGTGCATTTTGTATGGTCAATCCTGCTACCGGGGCTTTTCAAGGGTGGACGGTTGCTGATGAGGCGATAACGGGAACCAACACTGTTGAAATACCGTATTCCAATGCTTTTGGCGGGGATGTGAATTTTAAAGATGGTATATGGTCCAAGACGGGCAATGTAGGCATAGGAACGATTACTCCTGCTGAGAAACTTTCTGTAAATGGTAATATCCGTGCAAAAGAAGTAAAAGTAGAAACGGCGAATTGGCCGGACTATGTGTTCAAACCTTCTTATTCTCTTATGCCCTTAAGTAAAGTAGAAAGCTTTATCAAAGCCAATGGGCATTTACCGGATATCCCATCTGCTAAAGAAATAGAACAAAATGGAATGGAAGTAGGAGCTAACCAGGTGGTGTTGCTAAAGAAGATTGAAGAACTGACATTGCATTTGATCGAGATGGAAAAAAAAGTTGAAAATATAAGCAAAGATAATGAGCGGATCAAAAAGCAATTAAATCGGCGGCTAAAGCAATAA